In Myotis daubentonii chromosome 16, mMyoDau2.1, whole genome shotgun sequence, one DNA window encodes the following:
- the RND2 gene encoding rho-related GTP-binding protein RhoN — protein MEGQSGRCKIVVVGDAECGKTALLQVFAKDAYPGSYVPTVFENYTASFEIDKRRIELNMWDTSGSSYYDNVRPLAYPDSDAVLICFDISRPETLDSVLKKWQGETQEFCPNAKVVLVGCKLDMRTDLATLRELSKQRLIPVTHEQGTVLAKQVGAVSYVECSSRSSERSVRDVFHVATVASLGRGHRQLRRTDSRRGLQRSTQLAGRPDRGNGNEGEIHKDRAKSCNLM, from the exons ATGGAGGGGCAGAGCGGCCGCTGCAAGATCGTGGTGGTGGGGGACGCGGAGTGCGGCAAGACGGCGCTGCTGCAGGTGTTCGCCAAGGACGCCTACCCCGGG AGTTATGTCCCCACCGTGTTTGAGAACTACACCGCCAGCTTTGAGATAGACAAGCGCCGCATTGAGCTCAACATGTGGGACACTTCAG GTTCCTCTTACTATGATAATGTCCGGCCCCTCGCCTATCCTGATTCGGATGCTGTGCTCATCTGCTTTGACATCAGCCGACCAGAAACACTGGACAGTGTCCTCAAGAAG TGGCAAGGGGAGACTCAGGAGTTTTGCCCCAATGCCAAGGTTGTGCTGGTTGGCTGTAAACTGGACATGCGGACCGACCTGGCCACACTGAGGGAGCTGTCCAAGCAGAGGCTGATCCCTGTTACGCATGAGCAG GGCACTGTGCTGGCCAAGCAGGTGGGGGCCGTGTCCTACGTGGAGTGCTCCTCCCGGTCCTCTGAGCGCAGCGTCAGGGATGTCTTCCACGTGGCCACAGTGGCCTCCCTCGGCCGTGGCCATAGGCAGTTGCGCCGGACTGACTCACGCCGGGGACTGCAGCGATCCACTCAGCTGGCAGGAAGGCCCGACCGGGGGAATGGGAACGAAGGCGAGATACACAAGGATCGAGCCAAGAGTTGCAACCTCATGTGA